A window of the Hordeum vulgare subsp. vulgare chromosome 5H, MorexV3_pseudomolecules_assembly, whole genome shotgun sequence genome harbors these coding sequences:
- the LOC123397508 gene encoding purine permease 3-like: MARALRTPTLLHLAAVYSARNVLTLCTHPRPSKLEPGSFPPSQTSIGTSRPAGQLMEVEATPQRRAQQQPCKNGVAKQLPGGGAKPLRHNPLLVINFLLMVVGSAFGPLLLRAYFLHGGTRKWLSSLLQTAGWPLLLAPLGASFLSRRRSNKDGGSATPLFLMSPRLLAATVAVGLMTGLDDLLYAYGLAYLPVSTSSILISTQLAFTAAFALLLVRQRFTAFSVNAVVLLSVGAAMLGMNAGGDRPAGVTRPQYYAGFGMTLGAALIYGIVLPVMELSQARHAARTGAAVTYTLVMEMQIVIGFTATAFSAVGMLVNNDFHAIRGEAREFGLGQIGYYLLLAGSATVYQFFFLGTIGAIFYGSALLAGVIMTVLIPVTEVLAVMFFHEPFNGTKGVALALSLWGFVSYLYGEVRAKAKQSDKPLNAEHLDP, encoded by the exons ATGGCACGCGCGCTGAGAACGCCAACGCTTTTGCATCTCGCGGCAGTATATAGCGCACGTAACGTACTCACACTGTGCACGCACCCTCGTCCTAGCAAGCTAGAGCCGGGCAGCTTCCCTCCCTCCCAAACCTCGATCGGGACCAGCCGGCCGGCCGGCCAACTCATGGAGGTCGAAGCAACACCCCAGCGCCGCGCGCAGCAGCAACCATGCAAGAATGGCGTCGCCAAGCAGCTCCCTGGCGGCGGCGCTAAACCGCTCCGCCACAACCCACTCCtcgtcatcaacttcctcctcatggTCGTCGGCTCGGCGTTCGGCCCGCTCCTCCTCCGCGCCTACTTCCTCCACGGCGGCACGCGAAAGTGGCTCTCCAGCCTGCTCCAGACCGCCGGGTGGCCGCTCCTGCTCGCGCCGCTCGGCGCCTCCTTCCTCTCCCGCCGCCGGAGCAACAAGGACGGCGGCTCGGCCACGCCGCTCTTCCTCATGTCGCCccgcctcctggccgccaccgtcGCCGTCGGCCTCATGACCGGCCTCGACGACCTCCTCTACGCCTACGGGCTGGCCTACCTCCCGGTGTCCACCTCCTCCATCCTCATCTCCACGCAGCTGGCCTTCACGGCCGCCTTCGCGCTGCTGCTCGTGCGCCAGCGGTTCACGGCCTTCTCCGTCAACGCCGTGGTGCTGCTCAGCGTCGGCGCCGCCATGCTGGGCATGAACGCCGGAGGTGACCGCCCCGCGGGGGTGACGCGGCCGCAGTACTACGCCGGGTTCGGCATGACGCTGGGCGCGGCGCTGATCTACGGGATCGTGCTGCCCGTCATGGAGCTCAGCCAGGCGAGGCACGCGGCGCGGACCGGCGCGGCCGTCACGTACACGCTCGTCATGGAGATGCAGATCGTCATCGGGTTCACCGCCACGGCCTTCAGCGCCGTCGGGATGCTTGTGAACAACGATTTCCAC GCCATCCGAGGAGAAGCCCGGGAGTTCGGTCTTGGTCAGATTGGCTACTACCTACTGCTTGCCGGCTCAGCCACCGTGTACCAGTTCTTCTTCCTCGGCACCATCGGCGCCATCTTCTATGGTTCGGCACTACTTGCCGGTGTCATCATGACCGTGCTCATCCCAGTGACTGAGGTGCTCGCCGTCATGTTCTTCCACGAGCCATTCAACGGCACTAAAGGTGTGGCCCTAGCACTCTCCCTATGGGGCTTCGTCTCCTACTTATATGGGGAGGTCCGGGCCAAGGCGAAACAATCCGACAAACCCCTGAATGCGGAGCATTTGGACCCTTAG
- the LOC123396540 gene encoding protein DETOXIFICATION 27-like, producing MERQKAPLLVKRAKEREGQVHRLAGEVWEESMKLWEVVGPAVFMRLVLYSLNIISLSFAGHLGDAELAAFSIASTVISGFNLGFLLGMASALETLCGQAYGAKQYAMLGVYMQRSWLVLLAFAALLSPTYIFSGQLLSALGQPADLAREAGAVSACLLPLHFMYAILLPLNKFLQCQRKNAVTAVTTAVALPVHAAVTWLLVSYLGLGVIGAAVALNFSWALVVALQLAYAVGGGCPETWGGFSSLAFVDMWGFVKLSSASGVMLCLESWYYRVLIFVTGYMKNVELAVDALSICLSLTGLEMMIPLGFLAGTGVRVANELGAGNGHRARFATMVSTTTSFVISIFFCLLALGLHGRLALIFSSSKAVIDAVDDMSVLLALTVLLNGVQPVLSGVAVGSGWQAQVAYVNIGSYYLIGVPFGVLLGWTFHLGVHGIWAGMIGGTTVQTLILAYMTIRCDWDQEALKASNRMRLMGSSE from the exons ATGGAGAGACAGAAGGCACCACTTCTGGTGAAGAGGGCGAAGGAGAGGGAGGGCCAGGTCCACAGACTGGCGGGTGAGGTATGGGAAGAGTCCATGAAGCTGTGGGAGGTGGTCGGCCCCGCCGTGTTCATGAGGCTCGTGCTCTACAGCTTGAACATCATCAGCCTGTCCTTCGCCGGCCATCTCGGCGACGCTGAGCTCGCCGCCTTCTCCATCGCCAGCACCGTCATCTCCGGCTTCAACCTCGGCTTCCTG CTTGGCATGGCGAGCGCGCTGGAGACGCTGTGCGGCCAGGCGTACGGCGCGAAGCAGTACGCGATGCTCGGCGTGTACATGCAGCGCTCGTGGcttgtcctcctggctttcgcggCGCTCCTTTCCCCGACCTACATCTTCAGCGGGCAGCTGCTCAGCGCGCTCGGCCAGCCCGCCGATCTGGCCCGCGAGGCCGGCGCGGTCAGCGCCTGCCTGCTCCCGCTGCACTTCATGTACGCCATCCTCCTGCCGCTCAACAAGTTCCTCCAGTGCCAGAGGAAGAACGCGGTCACCGCGGTGACCACGGCCGTGGCACTCCCGGTGCACGCAGCTGTGACCTGGCTCCTGGTCAGCTACTTGGGGCTCGGGGTCATCGGCGCCGCCGTCGCGCTCAACTTCTCATGGGCGCTCGTTGTGGCGCTGCAGCTCGCCTACGCCGTCGGAGGCGGCTGCCCGGAGACGTGGGGAGGGTTCTCCTCGTTGGCGTTCGTGGACATGTGGGGGTTCGTCAAGTTGTCCTCCGCGTCCGGAGTCATGTTGTg CTTGGAGAGTTGGTACTACAGGGTTTTGATCTTCGTCACTGGGTACATGAAGAACGTGGAGCTTGCCGTCGATGCCTTGTCTATATG CTTGAGTTTGACTGGATTGGAGATGATGATTCCGTTGGGGTTCTTAGCCGGCACCGG GGTACGGGTCGCCAACGAGCTCGGCGCGGGCAACGGACACAGGGCGAGATTCGCCACGATGGTGTCGACGACGACCTCCTTTGTGATCAGCATCTTCTTCTGCTTGCTGGCGTTGGGCCTCCACGGCAGGCTCGCCCTCATCTTCTCTTCGAGCAAGGCCGTGATTGATGCCGTCGACGACATGTCCGTCCTGCTGGCCCTCACCGTCCTCCTCAACGGAGTCCAACCTGTCCTCTCAG GAGTTGCAGTTGGGTCAGGTTGGCAGGCGCAGGTGGCGTATGTGAACATTGGGAGCTACTACCTGATCGGTGTCCCGTTCGGCGTTCTGCTCGGATGGACCTTCCATCTCGGAGTACAT GGAATTTGGGCGGGAATGATCGGCGGCACGACGGTTCAGACGCTGATCCTCGCGTACATGACCATACGATGCGACTGGGATCAGGAG GCCTTGAAAGCAAGTAACCGTATGCGGCTGATGGGAAGCTCCGAGTGA